A genomic region of Pseudomonas migulae contains the following coding sequences:
- a CDS encoding bifunctional O-antigen ligase/aminoglycoside phosphotransferase family protein: MQLSGFNSTSNRVFDFICLWMLPLGYLLLLCSLFFLPDRSLLHKLYYGLFSIPALIALCLRPRELKELLREPIVIAVLLFAGWALLSLSWSPGDEGFSGKFKPPLHTLMLFVGCYLLVRYRSDIVQPLLFSAAIVGLIASIYNLYVFAHIYEPGRRLVGGGAFDNPLLSSHLFGFFCAYWLSLSMTCKRPQILWLSIPAMAVMFVAVIATGSRTPLVALTMAALWLGFICWNRRSIVLLGILLVGGASVIALFSNMIFGRGDSYRFEIWQMVLQKIAERPWIGHGYDASLNVDPGVGYMLAEPHSFALGVLYYVGIFGFIPWLFFQAWSLLSSWRHRVQPLFIIASTWLVFGIGAGLTEGGGIISRPKEHWFLLWIPLALIAALSINQRAGRLLAMPIKQLAQAALEKLTANAQVIEEDGLGPKVLRLVDGSFLKLFRRRRWYTSGSFDPYSERFAINSERLRRMGIPTPPILDLYRLKDGSSAVHYTPLPGNTLRQVLQAITAPDVREALVERFGKFMAQLHEQGVYFRSLHLGNVLVLEDGEFGLIDVADLRIYPSSLSLSLRQRNLRHMQRYTVDHRWLFEDHFQALLQGYAVTASKSAVDNLHRQVLAASQPERAHV; encoded by the coding sequence ATGCAACTCAGCGGTTTCAACAGTACGTCCAATCGAGTCTTCGATTTCATTTGCCTGTGGATGCTTCCACTTGGCTATCTATTGCTTCTGTGCTCGCTGTTTTTCCTGCCGGACCGCAGCCTGCTCCACAAGCTCTACTATGGTTTGTTCAGCATTCCAGCGCTGATAGCGCTATGCCTGCGACCGCGGGAGCTCAAAGAGTTGCTGCGCGAGCCCATCGTCATTGCTGTGCTGCTGTTCGCCGGTTGGGCGCTGTTGAGTCTGAGCTGGAGCCCGGGCGATGAAGGATTTTCCGGCAAATTCAAGCCACCGCTCCACACGCTGATGCTGTTCGTCGGTTGCTACCTGCTGGTGCGCTACCGCAGCGATATTGTCCAGCCCCTGCTGTTCAGTGCCGCGATAGTCGGACTGATTGCGTCGATCTACAACCTGTACGTGTTTGCCCACATCTATGAGCCCGGCCGGCGCCTGGTCGGTGGCGGCGCGTTCGACAATCCTTTGTTGAGCTCGCACTTGTTCGGTTTCTTCTGCGCCTATTGGCTGAGCCTGAGCATGACCTGCAAGCGCCCGCAGATACTCTGGTTGAGTATTCCGGCAATGGCGGTCATGTTCGTCGCGGTGATCGCCACGGGCTCCCGGACACCGCTGGTTGCGCTGACAATGGCCGCGTTATGGCTGGGCTTCATCTGCTGGAACCGCCGGTCCATCGTATTGCTGGGCATCCTGCTTGTCGGCGGGGCATCGGTGATTGCGCTGTTCTCCAACATGATTTTCGGACGAGGCGATTCCTATCGTTTCGAAATCTGGCAGATGGTCCTGCAAAAAATCGCCGAACGCCCCTGGATCGGTCATGGCTACGACGCCAGTCTGAACGTCGATCCGGGCGTGGGCTACATGCTGGCAGAACCCCACAGTTTCGCCTTGGGCGTTCTCTACTATGTCGGTATTTTCGGTTTTATCCCGTGGCTGTTTTTCCAGGCCTGGAGCCTGCTGAGCAGCTGGCGCCATCGCGTGCAACCGCTGTTCATCATCGCTTCGACCTGGCTGGTGTTCGGTATCGGTGCGGGCCTGACCGAAGGCGGCGGAATCATTTCACGCCCCAAGGAACACTGGTTCCTGCTGTGGATTCCACTGGCACTGATCGCCGCGCTGAGCATCAACCAGCGCGCCGGTCGCCTGCTGGCCATGCCGATCAAGCAACTGGCGCAGGCAGCCCTGGAAAAACTGACGGCCAACGCCCAGGTGATCGAGGAAGATGGTCTGGGTCCCAAGGTCCTGCGCCTGGTCGATGGCAGTTTCCTCAAGCTGTTCCGCCGTCGCCGCTGGTACACCTCGGGCAGCTTCGATCCGTATTCCGAACGCTTTGCCATCAACAGCGAGCGACTGCGCCGCATGGGCATCCCGACGCCGCCGATTCTGGATCTGTACCGCCTCAAGGACGGCAGCAGCGCCGTGCATTACACGCCTCTGCCAGGCAACACCCTGCGCCAGGTCCTGCAAGCGATCACGGCGCCGGACGTGCGAGAGGCGCTGGTCGAGCGATTCGGCAAATTCATGGCGCAACTGCACGAGCAGGGAGTGTATTTCCGGTCTCTGCATCTGGGTAACGTGCTGGTGCTGGAGGACGGCGAGTTCGGCCTGATCGACGTGGCAGACCTGCGCATCTACCCTTCGTCATTGAGCCTGTCACTGCGTCAGCGCAACCTGCGCCATATGCAGCGCTACACCGTCGATCATCGCTGGTTGTTCGAAGATCATTTCCAGGCACTGCTTCAGGGCTACGCCGTGACGGCATCGAAATCCGCGGTGGATAACCTGCACAGGCAAGTACTGGCGGCCAGCCAGCCCGAGCGGGCTCACGTATGA
- a CDS encoding glycosyltransferase, whose product MSQRSKVLQLQPDYNVKAHDFADLAEQIVKALPGDRYEVTAAFLRGKPGPGEAVSRAARSVYFEFSDKSLKGMRLRAMWRLYQFCRKEKFDVVICNRFKPVNMMLTLNRWLKVPLCIGISHGFGEYDRFYRRRQTQRLIDSHWRFVGVSPAVKQYLLDCDCGFTDQNTYAITNAIDIEQAEGLQHSRERARELLGIDPSVRLIGALGRLVPVKGHTYLLQAFAALKDKYPNTQLAIIGAGREESRLAAEIERLGLEGRAHLLGFKENALQYVRAFDIWTMPSLAEGLGLALLEGMSGHLPVIASNVPAMLPLIEGARGLAITPKDVPSLVAALDTYLGLSDDALKAKGEQAYRYLQEQHDIEVFRQEYLNLIDSGLSKARKEQS is encoded by the coding sequence ATGAGTCAACGGTCAAAGGTTCTGCAATTGCAGCCTGACTACAACGTCAAAGCCCACGATTTCGCCGACCTGGCGGAGCAGATCGTCAAGGCTTTGCCGGGCGATCGCTATGAGGTGACCGCGGCGTTTCTGCGCGGCAAGCCCGGGCCGGGCGAGGCCGTGAGCCGTGCCGCGCGTTCCGTTTATTTCGAGTTTTCCGACAAGTCGCTCAAGGGCATGCGTCTGCGCGCCATGTGGCGGCTGTATCAGTTTTGCCGCAAAGAAAAATTCGACGTGGTGATCTGCAACCGCTTCAAGCCGGTCAACATGATGCTGACGCTCAACCGTTGGTTGAAAGTGCCATTGTGCATCGGTATCTCCCACGGCTTTGGTGAATACGACCGGTTTTACCGACGTCGCCAGACCCAGCGCCTGATCGATAGTCACTGGCGTTTCGTCGGCGTGTCGCCGGCGGTCAAACAGTACCTGCTGGACTGTGACTGCGGTTTCACCGACCAAAACACCTATGCCATTACCAATGCGATCGACATCGAACAGGCCGAAGGCTTGCAACACAGCCGCGAACGCGCCCGTGAACTGCTCGGCATTGATCCGTCGGTGCGGTTGATTGGCGCGTTGGGCCGGTTGGTGCCGGTCAAGGGGCATACCTACCTGTTGCAGGCGTTTGCGGCACTCAAGGACAAATACCCGAACACCCAGTTGGCGATCATCGGTGCCGGCCGCGAAGAGTCGCGCCTGGCCGCCGAGATCGAGCGTCTGGGCCTGGAAGGGCGGGCGCACCTGCTGGGTTTCAAGGAAAACGCCTTGCAGTACGTTCGCGCTTTTGACATCTGGACCATGCCCTCGCTGGCCGAAGGTCTCGGGCTGGCATTGCTCGAAGGCATGAGCGGTCATCTTCCGGTGATCGCCTCCAACGTGCCGGCGATGCTGCCGCTGATCGAGGGTGCTCGCGGTCTGGCGATCACGCCAAAGGATGTGCCGAGCCTGGTCGCGGCACTGGACACTTACCTCGGACTGTCGGATGACGCGCTCAAGGCCAAGGGCGAACAGGCCTACCGTTATCTCCAGGAACAACACGACATCGAGGTGTTCCGTCAGGAGTACCTGAACCTGATCGACTCCGGCTTGAGCAAGGCCCGCAAGGAACAATCATGA
- a CDS encoding carbamoyltransferase family protein: protein MALTILGLSGALSHDPSAALYIDGKLVAAAEEERFVRDKHAKNRMPYESAKFCLEQAGIKPSDVDVVAIPFAPISLFGKARWHYAKRYWYAPDRALDAILMGNRRYKRYRNKIVWCLEQLGFDPKKIKIEPVEHHLAHASSAYHCSGFKEKTAILGIDGKGEYATTFFGYGENGKIHKIKEFFDPDSLGGLYGAITEFLGFEMLDGEFKVMGMAPYGDASKYDFSRLASFENGELVINTDYANVIGLRRYKEKGKGFYFSPKLIEWLGPKREGDIADEPYIHYAASMQALFEKISLQMIDHYLGDVLKETGKLAFAGGCALNVKLNQKIIARDDVKELFVQPASGDAGTAVGAAAYVSHARGVPVEKMEHVYLGPSYSNEDVLAACARHPSKPVWRKLENMPENIAKIMVDGNPVAWFQGRMEFGPRALGGRSIIGCPSATGVADRINHQIKFRERWRPFCPSMLDTVAPQMIKIDHPAPFMTFTFEVAEEWKTRVPEVVHEDGTSRAQVLKREYNPRYYDMMKALEVLTGNGVSLNTSLNRRGEPMICSPTDALNMFFGSDLQYLIMEDILVVKEGADAYDTLG from the coding sequence GTGGCATTGACGATTCTTGGCCTGTCCGGCGCCCTTAGCCATGATCCTTCCGCAGCTTTGTACATCGACGGCAAGCTGGTCGCGGCGGCTGAAGAAGAGCGCTTTGTGCGCGATAAACATGCAAAGAACCGCATGCCTTACGAATCGGCGAAGTTCTGCCTCGAGCAGGCGGGCATCAAGCCTTCCGACGTTGACGTAGTCGCCATTCCGTTCGCGCCGATCAGCCTGTTCGGCAAGGCGCGCTGGCACTACGCCAAGCGTTACTGGTACGCCCCGGACCGCGCACTTGACGCGATCCTGATGGGTAATCGCCGCTACAAGCGCTACCGCAACAAGATCGTCTGGTGCCTGGAGCAACTGGGCTTCGATCCGAAGAAGATCAAGATCGAGCCGGTCGAACACCACCTGGCCCACGCTTCCAGCGCTTACCACTGCTCGGGTTTCAAAGAGAAAACCGCGATCCTCGGGATCGACGGCAAGGGTGAGTACGCCACGACCTTCTTCGGCTACGGCGAAAACGGCAAGATTCACAAGATCAAGGAATTCTTCGATCCGGACTCCCTCGGCGGCCTGTACGGCGCAATCACCGAGTTCCTCGGTTTCGAGATGCTCGACGGCGAGTTCAAGGTCATGGGCATGGCGCCGTACGGCGATGCCAGCAAGTACGATTTCTCGCGTCTGGCCTCGTTCGAAAACGGTGAGCTGGTAATCAACACCGACTACGCCAACGTCATCGGCCTGCGTCGCTATAAAGAGAAGGGCAAGGGTTTCTACTTCTCGCCGAAGCTGATCGAGTGGCTGGGTCCGAAGCGCGAAGGCGACATCGCCGACGAGCCGTACATCCATTACGCCGCGAGCATGCAAGCGCTGTTCGAAAAGATCTCGTTGCAGATGATCGACCACTACCTGGGCGACGTGCTCAAGGAAACCGGCAAGCTGGCTTTCGCCGGCGGCTGTGCGTTGAACGTCAAGTTGAACCAGAAAATCATCGCCCGCGACGACGTCAAGGAGCTGTTCGTGCAGCCTGCGTCCGGCGATGCCGGCACCGCGGTCGGCGCGGCGGCCTATGTGTCTCACGCCCGTGGCGTGCCGGTCGAGAAGATGGAACATGTCTACCTCGGCCCGTCGTACAGCAACGAAGACGTTCTGGCCGCGTGCGCCCGTCACCCGAGCAAACCGGTGTGGCGAAAACTTGAGAACATGCCGGAAAACATCGCCAAGATCATGGTCGATGGCAACCCGGTCGCCTGGTTCCAGGGGCGTATGGAGTTTGGTCCGCGTGCCTTGGGCGGTCGTTCGATCATCGGTTGCCCGAGCGCGACCGGCGTGGCTGACCGCATCAACCACCAGATCAAGTTCCGCGAGCGCTGGAGGCCTTTCTGCCCGTCGATGCTCGACACCGTCGCACCGCAGATGATCAAGATCGATCACCCTGCGCCATTCATGACGTTCACTTTCGAAGTGGCGGAAGAGTGGAAGACCCGCGTGCCGGAAGTCGTCCATGAAGACGGTACGTCCCGGGCCCAGGTGCTCAAGCGTGAATACAACCCGCGCTACTACGACATGATGAAGGCGCTGGAAGTCCTGACCGGCAACGGCGTGTCGCTCAACACCTCGCTCAACCGTCGCGGTGAACCGATGATCTGCTCGCCGACGGATGCCCTGAACATGTTCTTCGGTTCCGACCTACAGTATCTGATCATGGAAGACATTCTGGTGGTCAAAGAGGGCGCGGACGCATATGACACGCTCGGCTGA
- a CDS encoding glycosyltransferase produces the protein MTRSAERHVLQFCHGYDGPFLDCARQYASLFAGTGYRVTTVFLTGVADARVAEACASDEVLFMEYSSKAIRGLKLGAIGDLRKIAASRNFSFCIAHRFKPIYIALLGTSLPVIGVHHAFDDYKRGTRKFFVNFFRKRLSLLGVSDAVRDDMRSCLPGWPAARIQTLYNRINVQALQDSHVSVREARETLGLSMDAWIIGNVGRLHPDKDQTTLLHGFAAALPGLPANSQLVILGIGRLEQDLKAMARELGIGDRVLFLGQVPEARRYFRAFDVFALSSDHEPFGMVLLEAMAAGVPLLATACGGAKEVVEGVGILFPLGDAEHLAQGLQHLAAMDDQQRRQCAELMLERLRERFSDRAVRDAFWHLPSVTELAARG, from the coding sequence ATGACACGCTCGGCTGAACGCCATGTGCTGCAGTTCTGCCACGGCTATGACGGTCCGTTTCTGGACTGCGCCCGGCAGTACGCCAGCCTGTTCGCGGGGACCGGTTATCGAGTGACCACGGTTTTTCTGACCGGGGTTGCCGATGCCCGAGTCGCCGAGGCCTGTGCCTCCGATGAAGTGCTGTTCATGGAATACAGCTCCAAGGCTATTCGTGGCCTGAAGCTGGGCGCCATCGGCGATCTGCGCAAGATCGCCGCCTCGCGCAATTTCAGTTTCTGCATTGCTCACCGCTTCAAGCCGATCTACATCGCCTTGCTGGGGACTTCGTTGCCAGTGATCGGCGTGCATCACGCGTTTGACGACTACAAGCGCGGCACTCGCAAATTCTTCGTGAATTTCTTCCGCAAGCGTTTAAGTCTGCTCGGGGTCTCCGATGCCGTGCGCGACGACATGCGCAGCTGCCTGCCGGGATGGCCGGCGGCGCGGATTCAGACGCTCTATAACCGCATCAATGTGCAGGCCTTGCAGGACAGTCACGTGTCGGTTCGCGAAGCTCGCGAAACCCTGGGTTTGTCCATGGATGCGTGGATTATCGGCAACGTCGGCAGGCTGCATCCGGACAAGGACCAGACCACCTTGCTGCACGGTTTTGCGGCGGCGTTACCGGGGTTGCCGGCTAACAGTCAGTTGGTGATTCTCGGTATCGGTCGGTTGGAACAGGATCTCAAGGCCATGGCCCGTGAGCTGGGGATCGGCGACCGCGTGCTGTTCCTCGGTCAGGTGCCCGAAGCCCGTCGTTATTTCCGGGCCTTCGACGTGTTTGCCTTGAGCTCCGATCACGAACCGTTCGGCATGGTGCTGCTGGAGGCCATGGCCGCCGGCGTGCCTTTGCTCGCGACGGCGTGCGGCGGTGCGAAGGAAGTGGTCGAGGGTGTAGGCATTCTGTTCCCGCTGGGCGATGCCGAACACTTGGCTCAAGGGCTGCAACATCTGGCGGCGATGGATGATCAGCAACGCCGCCAGTGCGCCGAACTGATGCTCGAGCGTTTGCGTGAGCGCTTCTCCGACCGCGCGGTGCGCGATGCTTTCTGGCATTTGCCCAGCGTCACCGAACTGGCGGCGAGGGGTTGA
- a CDS encoding glycosyltransferase gives MSDAQPIVTVIIASYNHGRYIEESILSVLNQTYSNIELLVVDDGSSDDSVERINALQAQHGFDFRVQQNQGLTNTLNGAIARAKGSLIVPFGSDDIMLPERIATQVAYLDGKPEVGICAGNIELIDADGNPYPESRQRRDVPFRRLDFDDMFLERKPYPPAPTLMIRREALDKVGGFDPNIRLEDLLIELKVTHAGYFIDGLNVLMARYRKHATNSYKNHRFMIDNILRTYALFSDHPLYEHVRYKFLSSMFLKTANRDRKLARELLAQIPFKAWNKKTWRGLGRLFLPLEKD, from the coding sequence ATGAGCGACGCACAACCCATCGTCACGGTCATCATCGCGTCGTATAACCACGGTCGTTACATTGAGGAGAGCATTCTCAGCGTCCTCAACCAGACTTATTCGAACATCGAGTTGCTGGTGGTCGATGATGGCTCCAGCGATGACAGCGTCGAGCGGATCAACGCGTTGCAGGCGCAACACGGCTTTGACTTCCGTGTTCAGCAGAACCAGGGGCTGACCAATACCCTCAACGGTGCCATTGCCCGCGCAAAGGGCAGTCTGATCGTGCCTTTCGGTTCCGATGACATCATGCTTCCCGAGCGCATCGCCACGCAGGTGGCGTACCTGGATGGCAAGCCCGAGGTCGGCATCTGCGCCGGCAACATCGAGCTGATCGACGCCGACGGCAACCCGTACCCGGAGTCGCGTCAGCGCCGCGATGTGCCGTTCCGCCGCCTGGACTTCGATGACATGTTCCTGGAGCGCAAGCCTTATCCGCCGGCACCGACGCTGATGATCCGCCGCGAAGCGCTGGACAAGGTCGGCGGGTTCGATCCGAACATTCGGCTGGAAGATCTGCTGATCGAGCTGAAAGTGACCCATGCCGGTTACTTCATCGATGGCCTGAACGTACTGATGGCGCGCTATCGCAAGCACGCCACCAACTCCTACAAGAATCACCGCTTCATGATCGATAACATCCTGCGTACCTATGCGCTGTTCAGTGATCACCCGTTGTACGAGCACGTGCGCTACAAGTTTCTCAGTTCAATGTTCCTGAAGACCGCCAATCGAGACCGCAAATTGGCGCGTGAGCTGCTGGCGCAGATTCCGTTCAAGGCGTGGAACAAGAAGACCTGGCGTGGCCTGGGGCGCTTGTTCTTGCCGTTGGAGAAAGATTGA
- a CDS encoding DUF6625 family protein, translating into MINPCPRILFLMPYFGRWPFWMPFFLESCRRNPDIDWLFFTDCGVPENLPPNVTVECMMFSDYCGLVSQRLGIDFAPTQAYKLCDIRPAFGLIHADRLEGYDFWAFGDIDLVYGDLRSYFTADRLASYDLYSTHERRVAGHLCLIRNTARKRELFRQIKDWEARFTDQKHHAIDEGAFSRIFLWRKNFPEPLFKLVGKFNPWRRRSEFTEAFSTPGGCIKWHDGTENFPHQWYWRDGHLTNDRDGDRRFPYFHFVCWKRNEWPQLPQPDPAEVLRLAAEPAWVIDATGFHRGEL; encoded by the coding sequence GTGATTAATCCATGCCCGCGTATTTTGTTTCTGATGCCTTATTTCGGCCGCTGGCCTTTCTGGATGCCGTTTTTTCTGGAGAGCTGCCGTCGTAATCCGGACATCGACTGGTTGTTCTTCACCGACTGCGGCGTGCCCGAGAATCTGCCGCCCAACGTGACCGTCGAATGCATGATGTTCAGCGATTACTGTGGACTGGTGTCCCAGCGGCTGGGTATCGACTTTGCACCGACCCAGGCTTACAAACTGTGCGACATCAGGCCCGCGTTCGGACTGATTCATGCCGATCGCCTGGAGGGCTATGATTTCTGGGCCTTCGGCGATATCGATCTGGTGTACGGCGACCTGCGCAGCTACTTCACTGCGGATCGGCTCGCCTCCTACGACCTGTACTCCACCCACGAACGGCGAGTGGCAGGCCATCTTTGCCTGATCAGAAACACCGCCCGCAAGCGTGAGTTGTTCAGGCAGATCAAGGATTGGGAAGCGCGTTTCACCGATCAGAAGCATCATGCGATCGACGAAGGTGCATTCAGTCGCATCTTTCTCTGGCGCAAGAATTTTCCCGAGCCCTTGTTCAAGCTGGTGGGCAAGTTCAACCCGTGGCGCCGCCGCAGCGAATTCACCGAGGCATTCAGCACGCCGGGTGGTTGCATCAAGTGGCATGACGGGACCGAGAATTTCCCGCACCAATGGTATTGGCGCGACGGCCACCTGACCAATGATCGCGATGGCGATCGCCGGTTTCCGTATTTTCATTTCGTTTGCTGGAAGCGCAACGAATGGCCACAGCTGCCTCAACCCGATCCGGCGGAGGTCCTGCGCCTCGCCGCTGAACCCGCCTGGGTCATCGATGCGACTGGTTTTCACCGGGGAGAGTTATGA
- a CDS encoding PIG-L family deacetylase, whose protein sequence is MSRKQQLLKRHRRNKRISLLIALVLLIVIGVLVAWWLPLVLAVLGWIAHEAWFADHLFYSPKDDYAYSFPPYTPQPKIHLDGERLRLDDGVMLVDDATLVLALRIKSTWLGRFIDPAVELIGGDNPDRQTFERGANGLRYLNLSGQAQVLSRGELRLRGRFCRVLGEPVLWAFEQPDYRRQRVMVIAPHADDAELAAYSLYSQAEAAWIVTLTAGEIEAEHYQQIGLNKVEAARLKGRLRAWDSIAVPRWAGVPEAHCVQLGYFCLQLAAMQAAPSRPVGSREAEMDDTRVFRQLNPFALPGDADGAPTWNNLLADLRELLLRARPEVIVLPHPTLDPHPDHICAQQAIFEALRGLEWQPTTLLGYANHLHDNDRWPMGDAGHGIALPPAFDASVPMQPYCLPVPVALQRDKAMALGMMHDLQPRMPFKRRLRRLIQWLLASRVPPLYGENEFFRKAVRRQELFWLLKHDETSVKQN, encoded by the coding sequence ATGAGTCGTAAACAGCAATTGCTCAAGCGCCACCGGCGCAACAAACGCATCAGTCTGTTGATCGCCCTGGTGCTGTTGATCGTCATCGGCGTGCTGGTGGCCTGGTGGCTACCGCTGGTGCTGGCGGTGCTGGGCTGGATCGCTCACGAAGCCTGGTTCGCCGACCATTTGTTTTATTCGCCCAAGGACGATTACGCGTACAGCTTCCCGCCTTACACCCCGCAACCCAAGATTCACCTGGACGGTGAGCGTTTGCGCCTGGATGACGGCGTCATGCTGGTGGACGACGCTACGCTGGTGTTGGCCCTGCGGATCAAAAGCACCTGGCTGGGACGCTTTATCGACCCGGCTGTCGAGTTGATCGGTGGCGATAATCCCGATCGGCAAACCTTCGAGCGTGGCGCCAACGGGCTGCGCTACCTCAATCTCAGTGGTCAGGCGCAAGTGCTGTCGCGAGGCGAGTTGCGTCTGCGCGGACGTTTTTGCCGAGTGCTGGGCGAACCCGTGCTCTGGGCGTTCGAACAACCGGATTACCGCCGTCAGCGGGTGATGGTCATCGCCCCTCATGCCGACGATGCCGAACTGGCGGCCTACAGTCTGTACAGTCAGGCCGAAGCAGCCTGGATCGTCACCCTCACCGCCGGCGAAATCGAAGCGGAACATTATCAGCAGATCGGCCTGAACAAGGTCGAAGCCGCGCGCCTCAAAGGGCGGCTGCGGGCCTGGGACAGTATTGCGGTGCCGCGCTGGGCCGGGGTGCCCGAAGCCCATTGCGTGCAGTTGGGTTATTTCTGCCTGCAGCTGGCGGCGATGCAGGCAGCACCGTCCCGGCCAGTGGGTTCGCGGGAAGCGGAGATGGACGACACCCGCGTGTTCCGCCAGTTGAATCCCTTTGCACTGCCGGGCGACGCCGATGGTGCACCGACCTGGAACAACCTGTTGGCCGATCTGCGCGAGTTGCTGCTGCGGGCCCGGCCTGAAGTCATCGTGTTGCCGCACCCGACGCTCGATCCGCACCCGGATCACATATGCGCCCAACAAGCGATTTTTGAAGCACTGCGAGGCCTGGAATGGCAGCCGACCACGTTGCTCGGTTACGCCAACCATTTGCACGACAACGATCGCTGGCCCATGGGGGATGCCGGGCATGGCATCGCACTGCCGCCCGCTTTCGATGCGTCGGTGCCAATGCAGCCTTACTGCCTTCCGGTTCCCGTGGCACTTCAGCGAGATAAAGCCATGGCGCTGGGAATGATGCACGATCTGCAACCTCGGATGCCGTTCAAGCGGCGACTGCGGCGGTTGATACAGTGGCTCTTGGCCAGTAGAGTGCCGCCCCTCTATGGGGAGAATGAATTCTTTCGCAAGGCGGTCAGACGCCAGGAACTGTTCTGGCTTCTGAAGCATGACGAAACATCTGTGAAGCAGAACTGA
- a CDS encoding antimicrobial resistance protein Mig-14 produces MLNRFQGWRERGWTVIDASTYAEAWHRYGGSVATHPMVVERLAQLAGIPVRYLGWAPNGEVQAAIPTWGRDLALSKDVLKRNGKKGLFDLGNAEFILPAAADAQAPLRHRARYLSALNEGRFSGIRLQAEQLAMARTPEELSKKFRYNQRRELRLLEEAGGVVRPVSEFSSGELAAIYCDLFQRRWGFPATGAERMAEVIELLRDLLIGSVIFLNDAPIAIQLVYRVEAPQWISVEYINGGVDPETREFSPGSVLSFLNTQSAWEHARALDKPLRFSFGRADREYKDRWCNPVPVFTV; encoded by the coding sequence ATGCTCAACCGATTCCAAGGATGGCGCGAGCGTGGCTGGACGGTGATCGACGCCTCGACTTACGCCGAGGCCTGGCACCGTTATGGCGGCAGCGTTGCTACTCATCCGATGGTGGTCGAGCGACTGGCACAGTTGGCGGGCATCCCGGTGCGTTACCTGGGCTGGGCGCCGAATGGCGAAGTCCAGGCTGCGATTCCGACCTGGGGCCGCGACCTGGCCTTGTCCAAGGACGTGCTCAAGCGCAACGGCAAAAAAGGCCTGTTCGACCTCGGCAATGCTGAGTTCATCCTGCCTGCCGCCGCTGATGCACAAGCCCCCCTGCGCCACCGTGCCCGTTACTTGTCCGCGCTGAATGAAGGCCGCTTCAGCGGTATCCGGCTGCAAGCGGAACAACTGGCCATGGCCCGCACCCCCGAAGAGCTGTCGAAGAAGTTCCGCTATAACCAGCGTCGCGAATTGCGTTTGCTGGAAGAGGCGGGCGGCGTGGTGCGGCCGGTCAGCGAGTTTTCCAGCGGCGAGCTCGCGGCGATCTATTGCGACTTGTTCCAGCGTCGCTGGGGTTTTCCGGCGACCGGTGCCGAGCGCATGGCCGAGGTCATCGAGTTGTTGCGTGATCTGCTGATCGGCTCGGTGATTTTTCTCAACGATGCGCCGATCGCGATTCAACTGGTGTACCGCGTCGAAGCGCCGCAATGGATCAGCGTCGAATACATCAACGGCGGTGTCGATCCCGAAACCCGCGAATTCAGCCCCGGCAGCGTCTTGAGTTTTCTCAATACCCAAAGCGCGTGGGAGCATGCACGTGCGCTGGACAAGCCGCTGCGCTTCTCCTTCGGTCGCGCCGACCGTGAATACAAGGACCGCTGGTGTAATCCTGTGCCGGTCTTCACCGTATGA
- a CDS encoding CatB-related O-acetyltransferase, which translates to MGWIQRFREKRAKRAIRKLPKFERGMARFKAQYPDYAFGRGSYGLPQIHDWKEGSTLSIGAYCSIAEGVQIFLGGHHRADWVTTFPLPVMVAQAAHISGYSGTHGDVNIGNDVWLCSNSTILSGVTVGDGAIVAAGSLVTRDVEPYAVVGGNPARFLRWRFPEEQRLLLLQSAWWNWPEAELHSLADKLCSDDIEGFLAYVRQRSPA; encoded by the coding sequence ATGGGCTGGATTCAACGCTTTCGGGAAAAACGCGCGAAACGAGCGATCAGAAAACTGCCGAAGTTCGAGCGAGGCATGGCGCGTTTCAAGGCGCAATATCCGGACTACGCCTTTGGCCGTGGCAGCTATGGCTTGCCACAGATCCATGACTGGAAGGAAGGCTCGACGCTGAGCATTGGTGCGTATTGCTCGATTGCTGAAGGCGTGCAGATTTTCCTCGGCGGCCACCATCGTGCCGATTGGGTCACGACATTTCCATTGCCGGTCATGGTTGCGCAGGCTGCACATATCAGCGGTTACAGCGGCACCCACGGCGATGTGAACATCGGCAACGATGTGTGGCTGTGTTCAAACAGCACGATACTTTCGGGTGTGACGGTGGGGGATGGCGCAATCGTTGCCGCGGGCTCGCTGGTGACTCGTGATGTCGAGCCCTACGCGGTAGTTGGTGGCAATCCGGCGCGTTTCCTGCGTTGGCGTTTCCCCGAGGAGCAGCGCTTGCTGCTCCTTCAGAGTGCCTGGTGGAACTGGCCGGAAGCCGAGTTGCACAGTCTGGCTGACAAACTCTGCAGCGATGATATCGAAGGCTTCCTTGCCTATGTCCGTCAGCGTTCGCCCGCCTGA